The Clostridium sporogenes genome contains a region encoding:
- a CDS encoding DEAD/DEAH box helicase, whose protein sequence is MDMITKNKMVTITDNIEFKSIENVNDNLIRNEILKASETGLVNKLIDSNLALTPKLVVNDYSKGSKVLSEIIYELNKCEEFFISVAFITNSGILPLLETLKVLKKKGVKGKILTTDYLNFSEPKALKKLLEFPNIEMKLYSKENFHTKGYIFRYKDHYKLIVGSSNLTQTALTKNKEWNLKVSSLEEGSLTEGVISEFNQLWNDADELTIKWIENYEGIYRKQVEFARKSKVPRLSQYKLKPNKMQVEAIQGLEKLRENGQNKGLLISATGTGKTYLSAFELRNYNPKRALFIVHREQIAKQALNSFSNVFGDTRSMGILSGTSKDVEKDFIFCTIQTLSKDEVLQSFGKNKFDYIIIDEVHKAGANSYQKIVNYFNPKFLLGMTATPERSDDFDIFKMFNYNIAYEIRLQQALEEDLLCPFHYFGVSDVTIDGIELDDKTDFKYLVAEERVKHIIDKINFYGYCGERVKGLIFCSDKKEAKELSDIFNKKGYKTVFLTGENSQEERETAIERLEQDETLNSLDYIFTVDIFNEGIDIPSVNQVVMLRPTKSSIVFVQQLGRGLRKNKFKEYVVIIDFVGNYNSNFLIPVALSGDRTFNKDTIRKYVMEGTRVIPGCSTINFDEISKKKIFESIDLANFNNLKLIKESYFNLKQKIGRIPSLNDFDNFDSIDPLRIFSTKLGSYYNFLKKYDKEYDVELNDLEALFIEFISKKLASGKRPHELIMIKNIIHNKVDLIGELKHELKEMYNIDFKQITETNVINVLTNEFPTGSAKKTYSKCIFLERQDNCYIISKGFKKCIENSYFKEMVMELIDFGLSRYNKNYSNRYMNTKFQLYQKYTYEDVCRLLEWEHGEVALNIGGYKYDKITRTYPVFINYDKSDDIENTINYEDRFESESQLIAISKSGRTIQSQDIVQAYNAEKDGVEMTLFVRKNKDDKISKEFYFLGKIKVVGKPNQFTMKNTTKTAVEIRYKLITPVREDIYDYIIS, encoded by the coding sequence ATGGATATGATAACTAAAAATAAAATGGTTACAATTACAGATAATATTGAATTTAAATCTATAGAAAATGTTAATGACAATTTAATAAGAAATGAAATATTAAAAGCTAGCGAAACAGGATTAGTTAATAAATTAATAGATTCAAATTTAGCTCTAACTCCAAAGTTAGTTGTCAATGATTATTCTAAAGGGAGCAAAGTGTTAAGTGAAATAATATATGAGCTTAATAAGTGTGAAGAATTTTTTATATCTGTTGCTTTTATTACTAATAGTGGAATACTACCTTTATTAGAAACCCTGAAAGTTTTAAAGAAAAAAGGTGTTAAGGGTAAGATTTTAACTACTGATTATTTAAATTTTAGTGAGCCAAAGGCCTTAAAAAAGCTTTTAGAATTTCCTAATATAGAAATGAAGTTATACAGCAAAGAGAATTTTCATACAAAGGGATATATTTTTAGATATAAAGATCACTATAAATTAATAGTAGGTAGTTCAAATTTAACACAAACAGCCTTAACTAAAAATAAGGAGTGGAATTTAAAGGTTTCATCTTTAGAAGAAGGGTCATTAACAGAGGGAGTTATTTCGGAGTTTAATCAGCTTTGGAATGATGCAGATGAACTAACTATTAAATGGATAGAAAACTATGAGGGTATATACAGAAAGCAAGTTGAGTTTGCTAGGAAAAGTAAGGTCCCAAGACTTTCTCAATATAAGTTAAAGCCTAATAAGATGCAGGTAGAAGCAATACAAGGGTTAGAAAAACTTAGAGAAAATGGACAAAATAAGGGCCTTTTAATTTCTGCAACTGGAACAGGTAAAACTTATTTATCTGCCTTTGAACTTAGAAATTATAATCCTAAAAGAGCATTATTTATTGTACACAGAGAGCAAATAGCAAAACAGGCATTAAATAGTTTTAGCAATGTATTTGGTGATACAAGAAGTATGGGGATATTATCAGGTACTAGTAAAGATGTGGAGAAAGATTTTATCTTTTGTACAATTCAAACGTTGTCAAAGGATGAGGTATTACAATCTTTTGGTAAAAATAAATTTGATTACATTATAATAGATGAAGTTCATAAAGCAGGTGCAAATAGCTATCAAAAAATAGTTAACTATTTTAATCCTAAATTTCTTTTAGGTATGACAGCAACACCTGAAAGAAGTGATGATTTTGATATATTCAAAATGTTTAATTATAATATTGCATACGAAATACGATTGCAGCAAGCCTTAGAAGAGGATTTGCTTTGTCCATTTCATTACTTTGGAGTTTCTGATGTTACAATTGACGGAATTGAGTTAGATGATAAGACCGACTTTAAATATTTGGTAGCAGAGGAAAGGGTAAAGCATATTATTGATAAAATAAATTTTTATGGATATTGTGGTGAGAGAGTAAAGGGATTAATATTTTGCAGTGATAAAAAAGAAGCTAAAGAGCTTTCAGATATATTTAATAAAAAAGGATATAAAACTGTCTTCTTAACAGGAGAAAACTCCCAAGAGGAAAGAGAAACAGCTATTGAAAGATTAGAGCAAGATGAAACTTTAAATTCATTAGATTATATTTTTACAGTAGATATATTTAATGAGGGAATAGACATTCCTTCTGTAAATCAAGTTGTAATGTTAAGACCAACTAAATCCTCAATAGTATTTGTACAACAATTAGGTAGAGGACTTAGAAAAAATAAATTTAAAGAGTATGTTGTAATAATAGATTTTGTAGGTAATTATAACAGTAACTTTTTAATTCCAGTAGCCTTATCAGGGGATAGAACTTTTAATAAAGATACTATTAGAAAATATGTTATGGAAGGCACAAGGGTTATACCTGGGTGTTCCACTATTAATTTTGATGAAATATCAAAAAAGAAAATATTTGAATCGATAGATTTAGCAAATTTTAATAATTTAAAGTTAATTAAAGAAAGTTATTTTAATCTTAAACAAAAAATTGGTAGAATACCTAGCTTAAATGATTTTGATAACTTTGATTCTATAGATCCATTAAGAATTTTTTCTACTAAATTAGGCTCCTATTATAATTTCTTAAAAAAGTATGATAAAGAATATGATGTAGAGCTAAATGATTTAGAGGCTTTATTTATTGAGTTTATCTCTAAAAAGTTAGCTTCTGGTAAAAGACCTCACGAACTTATAATGATTAAAAATATAATACATAATAAAGTAGACTTAATAGGTGAGTTAAAACATGAGCTTAAGGAAATGTATAATATAGATTTTAAACAAATTACTGAAACAAATGTAATTAATGTATTAACAAATGAATTTCCAACAGGATCTGCTAAAAAGACTTACTCAAAATGTATTTTTTTAGAAAGACAAGATAACTGTTATATAATTTCAAAGGGCTTTAAAAAATGTATTGAAAATAGTTATTTTAAAGAAATGGTTATGGAATTAATAGATTTTGGATTAAGTAGATATAATAAAAATTATAGTAATAGGTATATGAATACTAAATTTCAATTATATCAAAAGTATACATATGAAGATGTGTGTAGGCTATTAGAATGGGAGCATGGGGAAGTAGCTTTAAATATTGGTGGTTATAAATATGATAAAATTACTAGAACTTATCCTGTATTTATTAACTATGATAAGTCAGATGATATAGAAAACACTATAAATTATGAGGATAGATTTGAATCAGAATCACAGTTAATAGCAATTTCAAAGTCAGGTAGAACTATACAATCTCAAGATATTGTTCAAGCATATAATGCAGAAAAAGATGGAGTGGAAATGACTTTGTTTGTAAGAAAAAATAAAGATGATAAAATTTCAAAGGAGTTTTATTTCTTAGGAAAAATAAAAGTAGTAGGAAAACCTAATCAATTTACAATGAAAAATACTACAAAAACGGCTGTAGAAATAAGATACAAATTAATTACACCGGTGAGAGAAGATATTTATGATTATATAATATCATAG
- a CDS encoding CGGC domain-containing protein → MAIAIMACRKLVGKCSGTGCFKAYNDSTAAFKIYENNKPVLSSFFYCIGCEETKTKDEDWEHKISQLKKNNVDTIHLSVCIKVECNKYEEHERILKNRDFKIVNGSHE, encoded by the coding sequence ATGGCTATAGCAATAATGGCATGTAGAAAATTAGTTGGAAAATGTTCAGGTACAGGATGTTTTAAAGCATATAACGATTCAACAGCGGCTTTTAAAATATATGAAAATAATAAACCTGTACTTAGTAGTTTCTTTTATTGTATTGGTTGTGAAGAAACTAAAACTAAAGATGAAGATTGGGAGCATAAGATAAGTCAATTGAAGAAAAATAATGTAGATACCATACACTTATCAGTTTGTATAAAGGTAGAATGTAATAAATATGAAGAACATGAGAGGATTCTAAAAAATAGAGACTTTAAGATAGTAAATGGAAGTCACGAATAA
- the licT gene encoding BglG family transcription antiterminator LicT — protein sequence MVINKILNNNAVITFDDKGKEIIIMGKGIAYGKRKGDFIEENKITKKFILSSMEYSNHLVDILSSIPTEYIELCHDIVQYAKQKLSIELDDSLYISLMDHITTSIERYNKGVKLKNKLLWEIKHFYKNEYEIGLYGIDIIKKNYGLTMDEDEAGFIALHIVSAEVSNNIKDVYEITGFIQNITNIIKYYFNRDFNTDSYNYYRFITHLKFFGYRVFSKKSNKNDNINNNLLDIIKEEYKEAYLCSLKIKQFIEKKYYFYLNDDEILYLTIHIAKLISDE from the coding sequence ATGGTAATAAACAAGATTTTAAATAATAATGCTGTAATAACATTTGATGATAAAGGAAAAGAAATAATTATAATGGGCAAAGGAATAGCCTATGGTAAGAGAAAAGGTGATTTTATCGAAGAAAATAAAATTACCAAGAAATTTATTTTAAGTTCTATGGAATATTCTAATCATCTTGTTGATATTTTAAGTAGTATCCCTACAGAATATATTGAACTTTGCCATGATATTGTACAATATGCAAAACAGAAATTATCTATAGAACTTGATGATTCATTGTATATTTCTTTGATGGATCATATAACTACTAGTATTGAACGATATAATAAAGGAGTTAAACTAAAGAATAAATTATTATGGGAAATAAAACATTTTTATAAAAACGAATATGAGATTGGATTATATGGAATTGATATTATTAAAAAAAATTATGGTTTGACTATGGATGAAGATGAAGCTGGTTTTATAGCACTTCATATTGTTAGTGCTGAAGTCAGCAATAATATTAAGGATGTATATGAGATAACTGGATTTATACAAAATATCACAAATATTATTAAATATTATTTTAACAGAGACTTTAATACAGATTCATATAATTATTATCGGTTTATTACTCATTTAAAATTTTTTGGATATAGAGTTTTTTCAAAAAAATCTAATAAAAATGATAATATTAATAATAATCTGTTGGATATTATAAAAGAAGAATATAAGGAAGCTTATTTATGCAGCTTGAAGATAAAACAATTCATTGAAAAAAAGTATTATTTTTATTTAAATGATGATGAGATTCTATATCTTACAATACATATTGCAAAGCTTATAAGTGATGAATAA
- a CDS encoding ABC transporter substrate-binding protein has protein sequence MNGKGIRKLYKKLILGAITVSMVMSLSACSGNNATKDKQNKDKVETSSQNVDKQSYYPVTITNYNYAGEKIKVIFDKAPERVLTTNQTTTELMLDLGLEKYLIGTCYLDNPILDRLADKYKKVPVVSEKYPTKEQVLALKPDLILGWKSVFADKTLGDVKEWKQRKINTFAQRNTVKTVGNFTIENGFKDIDDLGTIFNIKDKTDKYVKDLRDRLQKIEEKTSKVKDKKKVLILEAEGKGKYRVYGKNDLVGDMVLKAGAENLAEKSGSMSVENIVASNPDAIVFVHFGDDKKIQEADLVKEFTENKALANVKAVKNKKIIITGLAETWAGGVRTVDAVERYAKELYPELFK, from the coding sequence ATGAATGGAAAAGGAATAAGAAAATTATATAAAAAATTAATATTAGGAGCAATTACTGTATCTATGGTAATGTCTTTGAGTGCATGTTCTGGAAACAATGCAACAAAAGATAAACAGAACAAAGATAAGGTAGAAACCTCATCACAAAATGTGGACAAACAATCTTATTATCCAGTTACAATAACTAACTATAATTATGCTGGAGAAAAAATTAAAGTGATTTTTGATAAAGCACCAGAAAGAGTATTAACTACAAATCAAACTACTACAGAATTAATGTTAGATTTAGGCTTAGAAAAGTACTTAATAGGAACTTGTTATCTTGATAATCCAATATTAGATAGATTAGCTGATAAATATAAAAAAGTTCCTGTAGTATCAGAAAAATATCCAACAAAAGAACAAGTGCTAGCGTTAAAGCCAGATTTAATTTTAGGATGGAAAAGTGTATTTGCAGATAAAACATTAGGAGATGTAAAAGAGTGGAAACAAAGAAAAATTAATACTTTTGCACAGCGTAACACAGTAAAAACTGTAGGAAATTTTACAATAGAAAATGGTTTTAAAGATATCGACGACTTAGGAACTATATTTAATATAAAAGATAAAACAGATAAATATGTTAAAGATTTAAGAGATAGATTACAAAAAATAGAAGAAAAGACATCTAAGGTTAAAGATAAGAAAAAGGTATTGATTCTTGAAGCTGAAGGCAAGGGTAAATATAGAGTATATGGTAAAAATGATTTAGTAGGAGATATGGTATTAAAAGCAGGTGCAGAAAATTTAGCAGAAAAATCAGGTTCAATGAGTGTTGAGAATATAGTAGCTTCTAATCCAGATGCTATTGTATTTGTTCACTTTGGAGATGATAAGAAAATACAAGAAGCTGATTTAGTTAAAGAATTCACTGAAAATAAAGCTTTAGCAAATGTAAAAGCTGTTAAGAATAAAAAAATAATTATCACTGGTTTAGCAGAAACATGGGCAGGCGGTGTTCGTACAGTTGATGCTGTAGAGCGTTATGCTAAAGAATTATACCCAGAATTATTCAAATAA
- a CDS encoding (deoxy)nucleoside triphosphate pyrophosphohydrolase — translation MKKLVKVVGAIIENENNEILCALRSTKMSLPNLWEFPGGKIEKGESLAEAIVREIKEELDCTIKFIDVFNDNTHEYDKFIVNLTTSRCKLIEGKPTANEHDKLIWLPKENLLSLNWAPADIPAVEQLVKEKV, via the coding sequence ATGAAAAAATTAGTTAAAGTTGTTGGTGCTATTATTGAAAATGAAAATAATGAAATCTTATGTGCCTTAAGATCGACTAAAATGTCCCTTCCTAACCTTTGGGAATTTCCCGGTGGTAAAATCGAAAAAGGTGAATCTTTAGCTGAGGCTATAGTTCGCGAAATTAAGGAAGAGCTTGATTGTACTATAAAATTTATAGATGTTTTTAATGATAATACTCATGAATATGATAAATTTATAGTTAACTTAACAACTTCTAGATGCAAATTAATAGAAGGAAAACCTACTGCTAATGAACACGATAAACTTATTTGGCTTCCTAAAGAAAATTTACTTTCTTTAAATTGGGCTCCTGCTGATATTCCTGCTGTAGAGCAATTAGTTAAAGAAAAAGTGTAG
- a CDS encoding FecCD family ABC transporter permease, which yields MENILKTNIKDNKFLKPVKLTNLMILIGLSIILVVSAVWAVAIGSVKIPTAEVYKVIIYKLFKSEGLKSVLDGPFIDIIWEIRLPRVLLGVVVGMGLALGGVVMQATVQNPLADPYILGISSGATLGATFFILIGADISIDIFQSLGLAFWGFAGALLAAILVFKLSSIGGKITSIKLVLSGMVVNLICSAFSSLMIYLTNNNSAVRSIGEWTMGSLTGGKWDNLWIPTIIVLLMTAFFLCQYRVMNTMLLGDEAAITLGIDLNNYRKLYMVMVSVLTGVLVASCGIVGFIGLVIPHITRSLVGSNHKNNLPVAILSGGIFLVWADVVARIILKNMEMPIGIITSVVGAPFFIYIIIKCVYSFGEG from the coding sequence ATGGAAAATATATTAAAAACAAATATTAAAGATAATAAGTTTCTAAAGCCAGTGAAATTAACTAATTTAATGATTTTAATTGGGTTATCTATAATTTTAGTAGTGTCTGCAGTTTGGGCAGTAGCTATTGGTTCAGTAAAGATACCTACAGCAGAGGTATATAAGGTTATTATATATAAGCTTTTTAAATCTGAAGGTTTAAAATCCGTTCTCGATGGACCTTTTATTGATATTATATGGGAAATAAGATTACCAAGAGTATTACTTGGAGTAGTAGTAGGTATGGGATTAGCTTTAGGAGGAGTTGTAATGCAGGCAACAGTTCAAAACCCTTTAGCAGATCCTTATATATTAGGGATTTCTTCAGGGGCTACTTTAGGAGCTACATTTTTCATATTAATAGGAGCTGATATTTCAATAGATATATTTCAAAGTTTAGGTTTGGCTTTTTGGGGATTTGCTGGGGCATTATTAGCAGCAATTTTAGTTTTTAAGCTATCTAGCATAGGTGGAAAAATCACATCAATAAAATTAGTACTATCAGGCATGGTGGTTAATCTTATATGTTCAGCTTTTTCTAGCTTAATGATATACCTTACTAATAATAATAGTGCAGTTCGTTCTATTGGGGAATGGACTATGGGAAGTTTAACAGGTGGTAAGTGGGATAACTTATGGATTCCTACTATAATAGTATTATTAATGACTGCTTTCTTCTTATGTCAGTACCGTGTTATGAATACTATGCTTTTAGGAGATGAAGCTGCCATAACTTTAGGAATAGATTTGAATAACTATAGAAAATTATACATGGTTATGGTATCTGTATTAACTGGAGTATTAGTAGCAAGTTGTGGAATTGTAGGTTTTATAGGTTTAGTAATTCCACATATAACTAGAAGTTTAGTTGGATCTAATCATAAAAACAATTTACCTGTAGCTATACTTAGTGGAGGTATTTTTCTTGTATGGGCAGATGTAGTTGCTCGTATTATTTTAAAAAATATGGAGATGCCTATAGGTATTATAACTTCAGTTGTAGGAGCACCTTTCTTTATATATATAATAATAAAATGTGTTTATAGTTTTGGAGAGGGGTAA
- a CDS encoding SanA/YdcF family protein, producing the protein MKNKMKRILTVIMVIVLMGTAAIFFIDFRVRSESKKYIVNPKDVPEAEAILVLGAYVKPSGKLCDMLEDRVAVGIDLYKNNKAKKLLFSGDHGQVNYDEVNGMKKVAEKKGVKKEDIFLDHAGFSTYESMYRAKEIFKAKKIIIVTQQYHLMRAVYIARKLGLDAYGVNSDQRNYWGIDKYKTREIAARVKDYFNVNLIKSKPKHLGDTIPVSGNGIVTHDK; encoded by the coding sequence TTGAAAAATAAAATGAAAAGGATATTGACGGTTATTATGGTAATAGTTTTAATGGGAACAGCAGCAATATTTTTTATTGATTTTAGGGTAAGATCAGAAAGTAAAAAATACATTGTAAATCCTAAAGATGTTCCAGAAGCAGAGGCAATTCTAGTGTTAGGAGCTTATGTCAAACCAAGTGGTAAACTTTGTGATATGTTAGAAGATAGAGTAGCAGTTGGAATAGATTTATATAAAAATAACAAGGCAAAAAAACTATTATTTAGCGGAGATCATGGACAAGTTAATTATGATGAAGTAAATGGAATGAAGAAAGTTGCTGAAAAAAAAGGGGTTAAAAAGGAGGATATATTTTTAGATCATGCTGGATTTAGTACCTATGAAAGTATGTATAGAGCAAAAGAGATTTTTAAAGCTAAAAAAATAATAATTGTAACTCAACAATACCATCTTATGAGGGCTGTGTATATAGCAAGAAAGCTTGGATTAGATGCCTATGGAGTAAATTCAGATCAAAGAAATTATTGGGGAATAGATAAATATAAAACTAGAGAAATTGCAGCAAGAGTAAAGGACTATTTTAATGTTAATTTAATTAAATCCAAACCTAAACATCTAGGAGATACCATACCTGTAAGTGGAAATGGTATAGTTACACATGATAAGTAA
- a CDS encoding ABC transporter ATP-binding protein: MKLNIENVNVVLGKKNIVKDACVNVYKGEFIAVIGPNGSGKSTLLKTIYHVCSPKSGVIYLDGKNLLTMPAKNMACELSVVSQFNNVAFDIKVEDMVLMGRTPHKKMLEQDNENDYRIVRKMLEKVDMLNYAKRSFSTLSGGEKQRVLLARALAQQVELIILDEPTNHLDIKYQIQILNLVKSLGITVVAALHDLNLAAAYCDRLYVMHKGSIVSSGKPKEVLTTKLIKEVYEVDCKVYAQEEPIYIRFKTI; the protein is encoded by the coding sequence ATGAAGTTAAATATTGAAAATGTAAATGTAGTACTTGGTAAAAAAAATATAGTAAAAGATGCATGTGTTAATGTTTATAAAGGTGAGTTTATAGCAGTTATAGGTCCTAATGGAAGTGGAAAATCTACTTTGTTAAAAACAATTTATCATGTTTGTAGTCCTAAGTCAGGGGTTATATATTTAGATGGAAAAAATCTTCTTACCATGCCTGCAAAAAATATGGCTTGTGAGCTAAGTGTAGTAAGTCAATTTAATAATGTGGCCTTTGACATTAAGGTGGAGGATATGGTACTTATGGGTAGAACTCCACATAAAAAGATGTTAGAACAGGATAATGAAAATGACTATAGGATTGTTAGAAAAATGCTAGAAAAAGTAGACATGCTTAATTATGCTAAAAGAAGCTTTTCTACATTGTCTGGTGGTGAAAAGCAAAGAGTGCTACTAGCTCGTGCATTAGCTCAACAAGTGGAATTGATTATATTAGATGAGCCTACAAATCATTTAGATATAAAATATCAAATTCAAATATTAAATTTGGTTAAATCTTTAGGAATTACAGTGGTAGCAGCATTACATGATTTAAATTTAGCAGCGGCTTATTGTGATAGGCTATATGTTATGCATAAAGGAAGTATTGTATCTAGTGGAAAACCTAAAGAAGTTTTAACAACTAAGCTTATTAAAGAAGTTTATGAAGTTGATTGTAAAGTTTATGCACAAGAGGAGCCTATTTATATTAGGTTTAAAACTATTTAG
- a CDS encoding LysR family transcriptional regulator: MISKLDLYRVFGCVGKCKSFSKAAKELYMTQPAVSQSIMQLEKELSIRLFTRTPKGVILTNEGEILFEYVTSAISLIEAGEKKMLDSKNLMIGDLKIGVGDTTSKYFLLSYLEEFHIKYPNVKLKILNGTTVELCNLVKTGDIDLAICNLPIEDAALEFKKCMEIQDIFVCGERFNKTISKPLSFVEISKMPLILLDGKSNSRQYVEKYLLSKGVNISPEIELGAHDLLLQFAKINLGIACVVKEFSLEYLEKEILFEVKTKEPIPKRNIGFCYLKSVSLSPAARTFLETL, translated from the coding sequence ATGATAAGTAAATTAGATTTATATAGAGTATTTGGTTGTGTAGGAAAGTGTAAAAGCTTTTCAAAGGCAGCTAAGGAGTTATATATGACACAACCGGCCGTAAGCCAATCCATAATGCAATTAGAAAAAGAACTTAGTATAAGACTTTTTACACGAACTCCTAAAGGGGTTATTTTAACTAATGAGGGTGAAATTTTATTTGAATATGTAACCTCTGCCATAAGTTTAATAGAAGCAGGAGAAAAAAAGATGCTAGATTCTAAAAATCTTATGATAGGGGATCTAAAAATAGGGGTAGGGGATACTACTTCTAAGTATTTTTTACTATCTTATTTAGAAGAATTTCATATAAAGTATCCAAATGTAAAATTAAAAATATTAAACGGAACTACTGTAGAGTTGTGTAACTTGGTTAAAACAGGGGATATTGATTTGGCTATTTGTAACTTACCAATAGAAGACGCTGCTCTAGAATTTAAAAAGTGTATGGAAATACAGGATATATTTGTTTGTGGGGAAAGGTTTAATAAAACTATATCTAAGCCTTTAAGTTTTGTAGAAATTTCAAAAATGCCCCTTATATTATTAGATGGCAAATCTAACTCAAGACAATATGTAGAAAAATATTTATTGTCAAAGGGGGTCAATATTAGTCCAGAAATTGAGCTTGGAGCTCATGATTTATTACTACAATTTGCAAAGATAAATCTAGGAATAGCCTGTGTTGTAAAGGAATTTTCATTAGAATATTTAGAAAAAGAAATTTTGTTTGAGGTAAAGACTAAGGAACCGATCCCTAAGAGGAATATAGGATTTTGTTATTTAAAAAGTGTATCATTGTCCCCAGCTGCAAGAACATTTTTAGAAACCCTATAA